The following coding sequences lie in one Fusarium poae strain DAOMC 252244 chromosome 1, whole genome shotgun sequence genomic window:
- a CDS encoding hypothetical protein (BUSCO:32312at5125), with translation MDSVSHSMAEASPAPTTASINQHQPPLSPSPSQPTSISETAPTPSLPSISSPSAQSASLPAVLAAATAVASVSAHSLPQNPDELPPLRQPSPTSPAHYTFEQHQQQHQHHHHHTHHHLHPVTPPLRKDTCSSISTQATTATLASTETNNTSYSAETSPNLHQSIFSIKDGSDVSNSRRTSRRRTGPLSQQSRERAALIRKLGACIDCRRRRVACHPSHHNMTWEDVVSKFHRSHSPTIQDIAPSLAAAGRPLSPAAITNVQALFTHDTQEMDIDSSTPGSNQPGRPPLSDARIRTPLPSGPRLEKSLSLPGIESFKNDLQTNVGRMLSTPSRDRYTSVQVMFLFWQDDEDVPTIQSAVRELAEVFDKYYRYNFQVQAIPSSSEGCKSSWRWLSRQLNEFVEDRDERDVLKIVYYAGHTYLDSNREMVLASSRDPEQASTIRWGGIQQTLEEACADTLIIMDAAYYPSTRMIRQQGVLELLAASVSEEHFYDIDRCAFTRALAEQLRIRAARLSPLSAAELHANLFSHYSKMVQDKHPEKEVLTSFPSPLHMMMSGNSRLPSIFLSPVYENNHMRNSFSSYENSPQLHLSIRLDDDNVDIESWNEWLRLMPEGIKDIKVEGPFRAAFR, from the exons ATGGACTCTGTCTCCCACAGTATGGCCGAGGCTTCTCCAGCTCCCACGACTGCGTCCATcaaccaacaccaaccgCCGCTGTCCCCGTCACCTTCTCAACCGACCTCCATATCCGAAACCGCCCCGACCCCTTCTTTGCCTTCAATTTCATCGCCCTCTGCTCAGTCTGCATCTCTGCCTGCGGTTCTTGCAGCTGCAACAGCAGTCGCATCAGTCTCCGCTCACTCGCTCCCGCAAAATCCAGACGAGCTCCCCCCCCTCCGTCAGCCGTCACCAACTTCGCCAGCGCATTACACGTTTGAGCAGCATCAacagcagcatcagcatcaccaccatcatacccaccaccaccttcaTCCCGTTACGCCGCCTCTTAGAAAAGACACATGCTCTTCCATCTCGACGCAGGCGACGACTGCCACCTTGGCCTCTACGGAGACCAATAACACATCGTACAGTGCCGAAACCTCTCCTAACTTGCACCAGTCtattttttctataaagGATGGTTCCGACGTCTCTAACAGCCGCCGCACGAGCAGGAGACGGACCGGACCCCTTTCCCAACAGTCCAGAGAGCGCGCTGCACTTATTCGAAAGCTCGGCGCATGCATTGATTGCAGGAGGCGGAGAGTTGCT TGCCACCCAAGTCATCACAATATGACCTGGGAGGATGTCGTTTCCAAATTTCACCGATCGCACAGCCCAACTATCCAGGATATTGCACCTTCGCTCGCCGCGGCTGGTCGGCCATTGAGCCCCGCTGCTATTACCAATGTCCAGGCCTTGTTCACACACGACACGCAGGAGATGGACATTGATTCCAGCACTCCCGGTTCCAACCAGCCAGGTCGACCTCCACTAAGCGACGCTCGAATCCGAACCCCTCTACCTTCGGGCCCCCGCCTCGAAAAGTCATTGTCGTTGCCCGGCATTGAGAGTTTCAAGAACGATCTCCAGACCAACGTAGGGCGTATGCTTTCAACACCCAGCCGAGACCGATACACCTCTGTACAGGTTATGTTCCTGTTCTGgcaagacgatgaagatgttcCCACGATTCAGTCCGCTGTTCGAGAACTTGCCGAGGTGTTCGATAAGTACTATCGCTACAACTTTCAGGTTCAAGCCATCCCATCATCGTCTGAAGGATGCAAAAGTTCATGGCGATGGCTCTCAAGACAATTGAACGAGTTTGTCGAGGATCGCGACGAGCGTGATGTGTTGAAAATAGTGTATTATGCGGGACACACATATCTTGATAGTAACCGTGAGATGGTTTTGGCTAG CTCTCGGGATCCAGAACAAGCCTCAACAATCCGATGGGGTGGTATCCAACAAACATTGGAGGAGGCATGTGCAGATACACTGATCATCATGGATGCGGCATATTACCCGTCAACTAGGATGATTCGCCAACAGGGtgtcttggagcttcttgcGGCATCAGTATCAGAAGAGCATTTCTACGATATCGATCGGTGCGCGTTTACACGCGCATTAGCTGAACAATTGAGGATCAGAGCGGCGCGCTTGAGTCCTCTGTCAGCGGCGGAGCTACATGCCAATCTTTTCTCCCACTACTCCAAGATGGTACAGGATAAGCACCCAGAGAAGGAAGTTCTAACCAGCTTCCCGTCGCCACTGCATATGATGATGTCTGGCAACTCGAGGCTCCCTTCCATCTTTCTCTCGCCTGTATACGAAAACAACCATATGCGAAATAGCTTCTCGTCATACGAGAATAGCCCGCAACTGCATCTGTCAATTCGACTAGATGATGACAACGTGGACATCGAAAGTTGGAACGAGTGGTTGCGCCTGATGCCTGAAGGTATCAAGGATATAAAAGTCGAAGGTCCGTTCCGAGCTGCCTTTAGATGA